One Pseudomonas abieticivorans genomic region harbors:
- a CDS encoding cold shock domain-containing protein, producing MSSRETGSVKWFNDAKGYGFIQREGGADVFVHYRAIRGEGHRSLAEGQQVEYALVDGQKGPQAEDVVGL from the coding sequence ATGTCGTCTCGTGAAACTGGAAGTGTGAAGTGGTTTAACGATGCCAAGGGCTATGGCTTTATTCAGCGCGAGGGTGGGGCGGACGTGTTCGTCCATTACCGCGCCATCCGTGGCGAGGGCCACCGTTCGCTCGCCGAGGGGCAGCAGGTTGAGTACGCTTTGGTGGATGGGCAGAAGGGGCCGCAGGCCGAGGATGTCGTGGGGCTGTAG
- a CDS encoding putative RNA methyltransferase codes for MLTCPICTAMLAKAENGMVCPSGHRFDRARQGYLNLLPVQHKNSRDPGDNLAMVEARRNFLNEGHYAPVATRLAELAAQHWPKRWLDIGCGEGYYTAKIAEALPRADGYALDISREAVKRACKRAPKVNWLVASMARVPLADASCQFLASVFSPLDWHEAMRLLSPGGGLMRVGPTREHLIELREQLYDEVREYVDDKHLLQVPDGMALAHSETLKFKIKLIDGPSRANLLAMTPHGWRASAERRTAVIEQAKPFVVTVSMRYDYFVRQP; via the coding sequence ATGCTCACTTGTCCGATCTGCACCGCCATGCTGGCCAAAGCCGAAAACGGCATGGTCTGCCCCAGCGGCCATCGCTTCGACCGCGCGCGCCAGGGTTACCTCAACCTGCTGCCGGTCCAGCACAAAAACAGCCGCGACCCCGGTGACAACCTGGCCATGGTCGAAGCTCGCCGTAACTTTCTTAACGAAGGCCATTACGCCCCAGTCGCCACCCGCCTGGCCGAACTGGCGGCGCAGCATTGGCCCAAACGTTGGTTGGACATCGGCTGTGGCGAGGGGTATTACACCGCGAAAATCGCCGAAGCCCTGCCCCGCGCCGACGGCTACGCCCTGGATATCTCGCGTGAAGCCGTGAAGCGCGCCTGCAAGCGTGCGCCCAAGGTCAATTGGCTGGTCGCCAGCATGGCGCGCGTGCCCCTGGCCGACGCCAGTTGCCAGTTCCTGGCCAGCGTGTTCAGCCCGCTGGACTGGCACGAGGCTATGCGCTTGCTCAGCCCTGGCGGCGGCCTGATGCGCGTGGGGCCAACCCGTGAACACCTGATCGAGTTGCGCGAGCAGCTTTACGACGAGGTGCGCGAGTACGTCGACGACAAACATTTGCTGCAAGTGCCCGACGGCATGGCCCTGGCCCACAGCGAAACCCTAAAGTTCAAGATCAAGCTGATCGACGGCCCATCCCGCGCCAACCTGCTGGCCATGACGCCCCACGGTTGGCGCGCGAGTGCCGAACGTCGCACGGCGGTCATCGAACAGGCCAAGCCGTTCGTGGTGACCGTCTCGATGCGATACGATTATTTTGTGCGCCAACCCTGA
- the dapE gene encoding succinyl-diaminopimelate desuccinylase, with protein sequence MTAPADLSPTLQLACDLIRRPSVTPVDADCQKIMMQRLGDAGFTLEPMRIEDVDNFWATHGSQDGPVLCFAGHTDVVPTGPVQAWQVDPFQGLIDDQGMLHGRGAADMKGSLAAMLVATERFVAEYPNHKGKVAYLITSDEEGPAHHGTKAVVERLAARNERLDWCIVGEPSSTTLVGDVVKNGRRGSLGATLTVRGVQGHVAYPHLAKNPIHLVAPALAELAAEHWDHGNDFFPPTSFQISNLNSGTGATNVIPGDLVAVFNFRFSTESTVEGLKQRVATLLDKHGLDWHIDWALSGLPFLTEPGDLLDAVAASIKAVTGRDTQPSTSGGTSDGRFIATLGTQVVELGPVNATIHQVNERILASDLDVLTDIYYQTLVRLLA encoded by the coding sequence ATGACGGCCCCCGCCGACCTTTCGCCTACCCTGCAACTCGCCTGCGACCTGATCCGTCGCCCGTCCGTGACGCCGGTGGATGCCGATTGCCAGAAGATCATGATGCAGCGCCTGGGCGATGCCGGCTTCACGCTGGAACCCATGCGCATTGAGGACGTCGACAACTTCTGGGCCACCCATGGCAGCCAGGACGGCCCCGTGCTGTGCTTCGCTGGCCACACCGACGTGGTACCCACTGGGCCGGTGCAGGCCTGGCAGGTCGACCCCTTCCAGGGCCTGATCGATGACCAAGGCATGCTGCACGGGCGCGGCGCGGCCGACATGAAGGGCAGCCTGGCAGCCATGCTGGTGGCCACCGAGCGCTTCGTGGCCGAATATCCGAACCACAAGGGCAAGGTCGCCTACCTGATCACCAGCGACGAGGAAGGCCCGGCGCACCACGGCACCAAGGCCGTGGTCGAGCGCCTGGCTGCACGCAACGAGCGCCTGGACTGGTGCATCGTCGGCGAGCCGTCCAGCACCACCCTGGTGGGTGACGTAGTCAAGAACGGCCGCCGCGGCTCGCTGGGCGCAACCCTTACCGTGCGCGGTGTGCAGGGCCACGTGGCCTACCCGCACCTGGCGAAGAACCCAATCCACCTGGTGGCCCCGGCCCTGGCCGAACTGGCCGCCGAGCACTGGGACCACGGCAACGATTTCTTCCCGCCCACCAGCTTCCAGATCTCCAACCTGAATTCCGGCACCGGCGCCACCAACGTTATCCCCGGTGACCTGGTGGCGGTGTTCAACTTCCGTTTCTCCACCGAGTCCACCGTGGAAGGCCTGAAGCAGCGCGTCGCCACCCTTCTCGACAAACATGGCCTGGACTGGCACATAGACTGGGCACTGTCGGGCCTGCCGTTCCTGACCGAGCCGGGCGACCTGCTGGACGCCGTGGCCGCCAGCATCAAGGCGGTGACCGGCCGCGACACCCAGCCATCGACCAGCGGCGGCACCTCCGACGGGCGTTTTATCGCCACCTTGGGCACCCAAGTGGTCGAACTGGGGCCAGTCAACGCCACCATTCACCAGGTCAACGAACGCATTCTGGCCAGCGACCTCGATGTGCTGACAGACATTTATTACCAGACACTGGTTCGGTTGCTCGCCTGA
- a CDS encoding fimbria/pilus outer membrane usher protein: protein MSVASTLARLPKYSALTFWASTMAIAAPQATTANEPGFDIQTLKQRGIDPDLSQYFAQSTRFAPGARRVNLTVNGSPRGPVNVQFDDQGQPCFDSALLTAAGLRAAPEANEQQKCQAFLVAFPRSVIKLSPSRQQVELIVSDDALQQVSTPASRFESGGRAASLNYEWYGSTNRYGGDANHYQAANVQLGFNLGDWLVRSRHGYTAFGDNSRIEHLYTYGQKTLVEHGGIVQVGEIGISHSALPGIPITGLQWVPENALQRPASSGVQFQGFAQDTARVEVRQGGALIHDRMVPGGPFELRDLPLTNSHSDLEVRVIEGDGREQRYTVPAISLGAATLAAPGLSFALGKVRTYDSRGIDSPMLATASNGWRVGQRHLLALGGMASENQYQAMALTLDSNLSPDVSLGLGTLLSHGGRQAKSGAQFNGQLQVKWPYRFSTSLNVSRETAGYQDLTDTLPRRSDPASYYRSSYDQYGLSLNWFDPAYGAFSTTYASAVQFNGQRSDYIVASWNRNIGRLNLGVRLERNTREVRYTGIDTDHFERQQQSAAYLSVSMPLGPRSSVRSFASRRGDRQTLSSTYNDQINDRLATNVTADYESPHARQSLTAGLSLLTDSARTQFSLTQGNEGRRSASAQATGGIAWHDDGLTFSPYPIGDTFAIASVGQVAGIKLQTPSGPVWTDQAGQAVIAHLPAYQRSQVEVATRSLPTSVDVVNGYQSITAGRGSVHHMAFSVVQTRRALLTLNEQARQLLNKGDSILDAQGRFVTVVLDDGQIFLDNADTQGLGIYRQGSRLCNLLYELPEQPERIGPYETLDAQCQQT from the coding sequence ATGAGTGTCGCATCGACCTTGGCGCGCCTGCCGAAGTATTCAGCCCTGACTTTCTGGGCAAGCACCATGGCTATCGCTGCGCCGCAGGCCACCACTGCCAACGAACCTGGGTTCGACATACAGACCTTGAAACAGCGCGGCATCGATCCCGATCTAAGCCAGTACTTTGCGCAGAGCACCCGGTTCGCGCCCGGTGCTCGACGTGTCAACCTGACAGTCAACGGCTCCCCCCGTGGCCCGGTAAACGTACAGTTCGACGATCAGGGGCAACCCTGTTTCGACAGCGCACTACTGACTGCAGCCGGGCTGCGAGCAGCACCAGAGGCCAACGAGCAACAAAAATGCCAGGCGTTCCTGGTCGCTTTTCCTCGTAGCGTGATCAAATTGAGCCCCTCGCGCCAGCAGGTCGAACTGATCGTCAGTGACGACGCCCTGCAGCAAGTATCCACACCTGCCAGTCGCTTCGAGAGCGGCGGCCGTGCCGCCAGCCTCAACTATGAATGGTACGGCTCAACCAATCGATACGGCGGCGACGCCAATCATTACCAGGCAGCCAATGTGCAACTGGGCTTCAACCTAGGCGATTGGCTGGTACGTAGCCGCCATGGTTACACCGCGTTCGGCGACAACTCGCGAATCGAACACCTCTACACCTACGGGCAGAAAACCCTGGTGGAACATGGCGGCATCGTGCAGGTGGGCGAGATCGGCATCAGCCATTCCGCGCTGCCCGGCATCCCCATCACCGGCCTGCAATGGGTGCCCGAGAACGCCCTGCAGCGCCCGGCCTCCAGCGGCGTGCAATTCCAGGGTTTTGCCCAGGACACCGCGCGAGTTGAAGTACGCCAGGGCGGCGCACTCATCCATGATCGCATGGTGCCGGGTGGCCCCTTCGAGCTACGCGACCTGCCGTTGACCAATAGCCACAGCGACCTGGAGGTGCGGGTCATCGAGGGCGATGGTCGTGAACAGCGCTACACGGTGCCGGCGATAAGTCTGGGTGCGGCAACCCTGGCAGCGCCCGGCCTGTCGTTTGCCTTGGGCAAGGTGCGCACCTACGACTCACGCGGTATTGATTCGCCGATGCTCGCCACAGCATCCAATGGCTGGCGCGTGGGGCAACGGCACCTGTTAGCGCTTGGGGGCATGGCCAGTGAAAACCAGTACCAGGCAATGGCCCTCACACTGGATTCAAACCTTTCACCGGATGTCTCGCTGGGGCTTGGCACCCTGTTGTCTCATGGGGGCCGCCAAGCAAAGAGCGGTGCCCAGTTCAACGGCCAACTGCAAGTAAAATGGCCCTACCGCTTTTCCACAAGCCTGAACGTAAGCCGCGAAACCGCAGGTTACCAGGACCTTACCGACACCTTGCCGCGCCGCTCGGACCCGGCTAGTTATTACCGATCAAGCTACGACCAATACGGCTTGTCGCTTAACTGGTTCGACCCCGCCTATGGCGCATTCTCGACCACCTATGCCAGCGCCGTTCAATTCAACGGGCAGCGCAGTGACTACATCGTCGCCAGCTGGAACCGCAACATCGGCAGGCTAAACCTGGGTGTTCGGCTGGAACGCAATACCCGAGAGGTGCGGTACACCGGCATAGACACGGACCACTTCGAACGCCAACAACAGTCAGCCGCCTACTTGAGCGTCAGTATGCCTCTGGGCCCGCGTTCGAGCGTACGCAGCTTTGCTTCACGTCGTGGTGACCGACAAACCCTGAGCAGCACCTACAACGACCAGATCAATGACCGGCTGGCAACCAACGTGACGGCAGACTATGAGTCCCCCCATGCCCGCCAATCGCTGACCGCCGGCCTCAGCCTGCTGACCGACAGCGCCAGAACACAGTTTTCGCTGACCCAAGGCAATGAAGGGCGCCGAAGCGCCAGTGCGCAGGCCACGGGGGGCATCGCCTGGCACGACGATGGCTTGACGTTCTCGCCTTACCCGATTGGCGACACTTTTGCCATCGCCAGCGTAGGCCAGGTGGCGGGCATCAAGCTGCAAACCCCAAGCGGCCCGGTCTGGACCGACCAGGCCGGGCAAGCTGTCATTGCCCACCTGCCCGCCTACCAACGTAGCCAGGTTGAGGTTGCTACCCGCAGCCTTCCGACCTCGGTCGATGTGGTCAATGGCTACCAGTCGATCACTGCAGGACGAGGCTCGGTGCATCACATGGCATTTTCGGTGGTTCAAACGCGACGAGCCCTATTAACCCTGAACGAGCAGGCAAGGCAGCTTTTGAACAAGGGCGACAGCATTCTGGATGCTCAAGGCCGCTTCGTGACAGTCGTGCTGGATGATGGCCAGATATTTCTGGATAACGCCGACACGCAGGGCCTGGGTATCTACCGCCAAGGCTCACGCCTATGCAACTTGTTGTATGAGCTGCCGGAACAACCCGAACGGATCGGCCCCTACGAAACACTTGATGCCCAATGCCAGCAAACCTGA
- a CDS encoding fimbria/pilus chaperone family protein, translating into MNLPNPSRWWVAPALALSFCTKVIAAGMVPDTTVLRVNVADGEATINVTNTDNTPSLLYTSLTSLDQGPQPFLLASPPIARVEPGEKQLVRFMLKPGQSITRQTMGRVIFEGFPQRQTSEDTEIAVTVRQNLPVIIHPKGLPENTQPWKELSWSLEPSGLVVRNDSPYVVRLSQQLNLLPDNLSLQLPHSYILPDTQLQLELPTPLQDATQRTVRLYPASQYGFQGQPYDVQLPCTPATNGCEP; encoded by the coding sequence ATGAACCTGCCCAACCCCTCGCGCTGGTGGGTCGCACCCGCGCTCGCCCTCAGTTTCTGTACCAAGGTCATTGCTGCTGGCATGGTACCCGACACCACCGTGCTACGCGTCAATGTTGCCGACGGCGAGGCGACCATCAATGTGACCAACACTGACAATACGCCCTCGCTGCTTTACACCTCCCTGACCAGCCTTGACCAGGGCCCTCAGCCATTCCTATTGGCCAGTCCTCCCATTGCTCGCGTGGAGCCGGGAGAAAAGCAGCTGGTGCGCTTCATGCTCAAACCCGGGCAATCCATTACCCGGCAAACGATGGGCCGGGTGATCTTCGAGGGTTTTCCCCAGCGCCAAACAAGCGAAGATACAGAGATCGCGGTTACCGTGCGGCAGAATCTGCCGGTGATTATTCACCCCAAAGGCCTGCCGGAAAACACTCAGCCCTGGAAGGAACTGAGCTGGTCACTTGAGCCCTCCGGCTTGGTGGTGCGAAACGACAGCCCATACGTCGTAAGGTTAAGCCAGCAGTTGAACCTGTTACCCGACAACCTCAGCCTTCAACTGCCGCACAGCTACATACTGCCTGATACGCAGTTGCAACTTGAACTCCCCACCCCCTTGCAAGATGCAACCCAGCGCACGGTACGCTTATACCCTGCAAGTCAGTACGGATTCCAAGGCCAGCCCTACGACGTACAGCTGCCTTGCACACCGGCCACCAACGGCTGTGAACCATGA
- a CDS encoding DUF1120 domain-containing protein translates to MLRTHKSLLALCLLAASSTAMAASTAQITVTGQVLPTACTPSFANNGAIEYDNLSHGDLNADTSKFTNLATKNLGFTINCTSATALATTWVDNKPDHNDIPSHVSYFGFGKDASSNPIGRLWVQYRGSTAQGDGEPVDVIHSLDKQSWEKNAYGQVSKVHYTSFAAVGETTPKAFTTYSGDMQLKPIVRPTAQMDMSGALEIDSSITMEVVYL, encoded by the coding sequence ATGCTTCGCACTCACAAGAGCTTGCTCGCCCTCTGCCTGCTGGCTGCCAGCTCCACCGCCATGGCGGCCTCTACCGCGCAGATAACCGTCACCGGCCAGGTGTTGCCAACCGCCTGCACCCCAAGCTTTGCCAACAACGGTGCTATCGAATACGACAACCTGTCGCACGGTGACTTGAACGCGGATACAAGCAAATTCACCAACCTTGCTACCAAGAATCTGGGTTTCACCATCAACTGCACCAGCGCGACTGCGTTGGCCACTACCTGGGTCGATAACAAACCGGACCATAACGATATCCCTAGCCATGTCAGCTATTTCGGTTTTGGCAAAGACGCGTCATCCAATCCAATCGGTCGCCTGTGGGTTCAGTATCGCGGTAGCACGGCGCAGGGTGATGGGGAACCGGTGGACGTCATTCATAGCCTCGACAAACAAAGCTGGGAAAAAAACGCCTACGGACAAGTCAGCAAGGTTCACTACACCTCGTTCGCCGCCGTCGGCGAGACCACACCCAAGGCATTCACTACCTATAGCGGCGACATGCAGCTCAAGCCAATCGTGCGGCCCACCGCACAAATGGACATGTCCGGCGCTCTGGAAATTGACAGCAGCATAACGATGGAAGTCGTTTACCTGTAA